A section of the Delphinus delphis chromosome 1, mDelDel1.2, whole genome shotgun sequence genome encodes:
- the HJV gene encoding hemojuvelin isoform X2, producing MQECIDQKVYQAEVDNLPAAFEDGSINGGDRPGGSSLSIRTANPGSHVEIRAAYIGTTIIIRQTAGQLSFSIKVAEDVARAFSAEQDLQLCIGGCPPSQRLSRSERSRRGAITIDTARQLCKEGLPVEDAYFHSCVFDVLISGDPNFTVAAQAALEDARAFLPDLEKLHLFPSDAGVPLSSATLLAPLLSGVFVLWLCIQ from the coding sequence ATGCAGGAATGCATTGATCAGAAGGTCTACCAGGCTGAGGTGGACAATCTTCCCGCAGCCTTTGAAGATGGTTCTATCAATGGAGGTGACCGACCTGGGGGCTCAAGTTTATCCATTCGAACTGCTAACCCTGGGAGCCATGTGGAGATCCGAGCTGCCTACATTGGCACAACTATAATCATTCGGCAGACAGCTGGGCAGCTCTCCTTCTCCATCAAAGTAGCAGAGGATGTGGCCAGGGCCTTCTCAGCTGAGCAGGACTTGCAGCTCTGCATTGGGGGATGCCCTCCAAGTCAGCGACTCTCACGCTCAGAGCGCAGTCGTCGGGGAGCTATAACCATTGATACTGCCAGACAGCTGTGCAAGGAAGGGCTGCCAGTTGAAGACGCTTACTTCCATTCCTGTGTCTTTGATGTTTTAATCTCTGGTGACCCCAACTTTACTGTGGCAGCGCAGGCAGCTCTGGAGGACGCCCGAGCCTTCCTGCCGGACTTGGAAAAACTGCACCTCTTCCCCTCGGATGCTGGGGTTCCTCTTTCCTCAGCAACCCTCCTAGCCCCACTCCTCTCTGGGGTCTTTGTTCTGTGGCTTTGCATTCAATAA
- the HJV gene encoding hemojuvelin isoform X1: protein MGDPGQSPSPWCPHGSPPTLSILTLLLLLCGHAHSQCKILRCNAEYVSSTLSLRGGGSPGALRGGGRGGGVGSSGLCRALRSYALCTRRTARTCRGDLAFHSAVHGIEDLMIQHNCSRQGPTAPPPPRGPALPGAGPVRSSGPPAPDPCDYEGRFFRLNGQPPGFLHCASFGDPHVRSFHHHFHTCRVQGAWPLLDNDFLFVQATSSPVASGANATTTRKLTIIFKNMQECIDQKVYQAEVDNLPAAFEDGSINGGDRPGGSSLSIRTANPGSHVEIRAAYIGTTIIIRQTAGQLSFSIKVAEDVARAFSAEQDLQLCIGGCPPSQRLSRSERSRRGAITIDTARQLCKEGLPVEDAYFHSCVFDVLISGDPNFTVAAQAALEDARAFLPDLEKLHLFPSDAGVPLSSATLLAPLLSGVFVLWLCIQ, encoded by the exons ATGGGGGATCCAGGCCAGTCCCCTAGTCCCTGGTGCCCCCATGGCAGTCCCCCAACTCTAAGCATTCTCACTCTCCTGCTGCTCCTCTGTGGACATG CTCATTCTCAGTGCAAGATCCTCCGCTGCAATGCTGAGTATGTATCTTCCACTCTGAGCCTTAGAGGTGGGGGTTCACCAGGAGCCCTTCGAGGAGGAGgccggggtggaggggtgggctcCAGCGGCCTCTGCCGAGCCCTCCGCTCCTACGCGCTCTGCACTCGGCGCACGGCCCGCACCTGCCGCGGGGACCTCGCCTTCCATTCTGCTGTGCACGGCATCGAAGACCTGATGATCCAGCACAACTGCTCCCGCCAGGGCCCcacggcccctcccccaccccggggccCAGCCCTTCCAGGCGCAGGCCCGGTGCGCTCCTCTGGTCCCCCAGCCCCGGACCCGTGTGACTATGAAGGCCGGTTTTTCCGGCTGAACGGTCAGCCCCCAGGCTTCTTGCATTGCGCCTCCTTCGGGGACCCTCACGTTCGCAGCTTCCATCACCACTTTCACACGTGCCGTGTCCAAGGAGCTTGGCCCTTGCTGGATAATGACTTCCTTTTTGTCCAGGCCACCAGCTCCCCCGTGGCATCGGGGGCCAACGCCACCACCACCCGGAAG CTCACCATTATATTTAAGAACATGCAGGAATGCATTGATCAGAAGGTCTACCAGGCTGAGGTGGACAATCTTCCCGCAGCCTTTGAAGATGGTTCTATCAATGGAGGTGACCGACCTGGGGGCTCAAGTTTATCCATTCGAACTGCTAACCCTGGGAGCCATGTGGAGATCCGAGCTGCCTACATTGGCACAACTATAATCATTCGGCAGACAGCTGGGCAGCTCTCCTTCTCCATCAAAGTAGCAGAGGATGTGGCCAGGGCCTTCTCAGCTGAGCAGGACTTGCAGCTCTGCATTGGGGGATGCCCTCCAAGTCAGCGACTCTCACGCTCAGAGCGCAGTCGTCGGGGAGCTATAACCATTGATACTGCCAGACAGCTGTGCAAGGAAGGGCTGCCAGTTGAAGACGCTTACTTCCATTCCTGTGTCTTTGATGTTTTAATCTCTGGTGACCCCAACTTTACTGTGGCAGCGCAGGCAGCTCTGGAGGACGCCCGAGCCTTCCTGCCGGACTTGGAAAAACTGCACCTCTTCCCCTCGGATGCTGGGGTTCCTCTTTCCTCAGCAACCCTCCTAGCCCCACTCCTCTCTGGGGTCTTTGTTCTGTGGCTTTGCATTCAATAA
- the TXNIP gene encoding thioredoxin-interacting protein, with amino-acid sequence MVMFKKIKSLEVVFNDPEKVYGSGEKVAGRVIVEVCEVTGVKAVRILACGMAKVLWMQGSQQCKQTLNYLRYEDTLLLDDQPTGENEMVIMRPGNKYEYKFGFELPQGPLGTSFKGKYGCVDYWVKAFLDRPSHPTQETKKNFEVMDLVDVNTPDLLAPVSAKKEKKVSCMFIPDGRVSVSAQIDRRGFCEGDEINIHADFENTSSRIVVPKAAIVARHTYLANGQTKMLTQKLSSVRGNHIISGTCASWRGKSLRVQKIRPSILGCNILRVEYSLLIYVSVPGSKKVILDLPLVIGSRSGLSSRTSSMASRTSSEMSWVDLNIPDTPEAPPCYMDIIPEDHRLESPTTPLLDDTDGSQDSPIFMYAPEFKFMPPPTYTEVDPCILNNNVQ; translated from the exons ATGGTGATGTTCAAGAAGATCAAGTCTCTCGAGGTGGTCTTTAACGACCCCGAAAAGGTGTACGGCAGTGGGGAGAAGGTGGCTGGCCGGGTGATAGTGGAGGTGTGTGAAGTCACTGGAGTCAAAGCTGTCAGGATCCTGGCTTGCGGAATGGCCAAGGTCCTGTGGATGCAGGGATCCCAACAGTGCAAACAGACATTGAACTACCTGCGCTACGAAGACACGCTTCTCCTGGACGACCAGCCAACAG GTGAGAATGAGATGGTGATCATGAGACCTGGAAACAAATATGAATACAAGTTTGGCTTTGAGCTTCCTCAGGG GCCTCTGGGAACatctttcaaaggaaaatatGGGTGTGTAGACTACTGGGTGAAGGCTTTTCTTGATCGTCCCAGCCACCCAACTcaggagacaaagaaaaactttgAAGTGATGGATCTAGTGGATGTCAATACCCCTGATTTACTG GCACCTGTGTCTgctaaaaaggagaagaaagtttCCTGCATGTTTATTCCTGATGGGCGGGTGTCCGTCTCTGCCCAAATAGACAGAAGAGGATTCTGTGAAG GTGATGAGATTAACATCCATGCTGACTTTGAGAATACGAGTTCCCGCATTGTGGTCCCCAAAGCTGCCATTGTTGCCCGCCACACTTACCTTGCCAATGGCCAAACCAAGATGCTGACGCAGAAGTTGTCATCGGTCAGAGGCAATCATATTATCTCAGGAACTTGCGCATCATGGCGTGGCAAGAGCCTTCGGGTGCAGAAGATCAGGCCTTCTATCTTGGGCTGCAACATCCTTCGAGTTGAATACTCCTTACTG ATCTACGTTAGCGTCCCTGGCTCCAAGAAAGTCATTCTTGACCTGCCCCTGGTAATTGGCAGCAGGTCAGGCCTCAGTAGCCGGACATCCAGCATGGCCAGCCGAACCAGTTCTGAGATGAGTTGGGTAGATCTAAACATCCCCGATACCCCAGAAG CTCCTCCTTGCTATATGGATATTATTCCTGAAGATCACCGATTGGAGAGCCCCACTACTCCTCTGCTGGATGACACAGATGGTTCTCAAGACAGCCCTATTTTTATGTATGCTCCTGAGTTCAAGTTCATGCCACCACCTACTTACACTGAG gTGGATCCCTGCATCCTCAACAACAATGTGCAGTGA